Proteins from one candidate division KSB1 bacterium genomic window:
- a CDS encoding T9SS type A sorting domain-containing protein: MLPRFAAALLCALLGFTLAAPPVSALNRIAIDGIHGQQNLNGVHYGPDLPAIYPETRFTMFGVERLPIYEMIAEGSTAHTHYDTVRFAVPAGAPVLYLHVGGHTVYPPDPAWAYPFLSLVLPDESTMSGEYGFTHLDSPPAGDYTLYISHSDGTFPYQIGTGPHVWDIYPLDDYDALLDFHNDMYAYWSGVPPHRTAADYSAIDSAIARGMGIGLFYDCSEPIADKPIIRLRGLAAGGATVRIDVPGRLTLALPEPTFRKPLEWQIRPTTGEVELDYEVQLRQPLNFVWSIPGSGIAENRSWATVHDLQLISFESGQGYRIQPVGTLLPGASGPASGAAKLSFAAAYADLDRLMRAQAAKAGLTDEEISSFFTRCNWPLRILSRVSAEPGQLALYYLDGADYDALFPQLVTPVPAETKRVLWVHSFVPERVGEPAGVHPRWATTTQPARGDVGEYHEYGALREYYGGDPLDDMDAWGWHFYDEPLLDTTNPGYVYPEWGLWGSILFHTPGASPLTAELLAGVTAVNGEFTGPILAPPEEVVLSGDDDTYCDPWAGPCPYPQGSYPPVLVAREVVSGARIIGAGDICFLDTLADNVQLGHNIWNALHGTHTENVPDIDIPDAIVDYTLTEGQTGASTMWIHNRGDAQLQCNGPFAPPQVAWLTVEGDLPRSISPNDSISFTLHWSGVGLTPGYYVGWWELNSDDPNEDSVRWPVRLHVLPGSAVDPNQPVLPRETALYPAYPNPFNATISLHYYLSQAGEVRLEVSNVVGQRMATLVTDKQRAGEHSVVWNAEAFASGVYIVQLRAGGQLLTQKIVLMK, translated from the coding sequence ATGCTTCCCCGCTTTGCAGCTGCCCTACTCTGTGCCCTGCTCGGTTTCACGCTGGCCGCTCCGCCGGTCTCGGCGTTGAACCGGATCGCCATCGACGGGATCCACGGCCAACAGAACCTCAATGGCGTTCACTATGGCCCGGACCTGCCCGCGATCTATCCGGAAACGCGGTTCACGATGTTTGGCGTCGAACGCCTGCCGATCTATGAGATGATCGCGGAGGGCAGCACGGCCCATACCCACTATGACACGGTGCGCTTCGCCGTGCCCGCGGGCGCGCCGGTGCTATACTTACACGTGGGCGGCCACACCGTCTATCCGCCCGATCCGGCCTGGGCCTATCCGTTCCTCTCGCTGGTGCTGCCGGACGAATCGACCATGAGCGGCGAATACGGCTTCACGCACCTCGACTCGCCGCCCGCCGGCGACTACACCCTGTATATCTCCCATTCCGACGGCACCTTCCCCTATCAGATCGGCACCGGGCCCCACGTCTGGGATATTTATCCGCTGGATGACTACGACGCGCTGTTGGATTTTCACAATGACATGTACGCGTACTGGTCCGGCGTGCCGCCGCATCGCACCGCCGCGGACTATAGCGCGATCGATAGCGCGATCGCGCGCGGCATGGGCATCGGCCTGTTCTACGATTGCAGCGAACCCATCGCGGACAAGCCGATCATTCGGCTGCGCGGGCTGGCCGCCGGAGGTGCGACGGTGCGAATCGATGTGCCCGGCCGCCTGACGCTCGCGCTGCCCGAGCCAACCTTCCGCAAGCCGCTGGAGTGGCAAATCCGGCCGACGACAGGCGAGGTGGAACTTGACTACGAAGTCCAACTGCGGCAGCCGCTGAATTTTGTCTGGTCGATCCCGGGCAGCGGGATCGCCGAGAACCGTTCCTGGGCCACCGTTCACGACTTGCAATTGATCTCGTTTGAGTCGGGCCAGGGCTATCGGATTCAGCCCGTGGGAACATTGTTGCCCGGCGCCAGCGGGCCGGCGTCCGGTGCGGCCAAACTGTCGTTCGCCGCGGCCTATGCCGACCTTGACCGCCTGATGCGCGCCCAGGCCGCGAAAGCCGGGCTGACCGACGAAGAGATTAGCTCGTTCTTCACGCGCTGCAACTGGCCGCTGCGCATCCTCTCGCGCGTCAGCGCCGAGCCGGGGCAACTCGCGCTCTACTATCTCGACGGTGCCGATTATGACGCCCTGTTTCCGCAACTGGTGACGCCCGTTCCCGCGGAGACCAAGCGCGTGCTGTGGGTGCATTCGTTCGTCCCGGAGCGGGTCGGCGAGCCCGCCGGTGTGCATCCGCGTTGGGCCACAACGACACAGCCCGCCCGCGGCGACGTCGGCGAGTATCACGAATACGGCGCACTGCGGGAGTACTACGGCGGCGATCCGCTCGACGACATGGACGCCTGGGGCTGGCACTTTTACGACGAGCCGCTGCTGGACACAACGAATCCCGGCTATGTGTATCCCGAGTGGGGCCTCTGGGGCAGCATTCTCTTTCATACGCCGGGGGCGAGTCCGCTGACGGCCGAGCTACTGGCCGGAGTGACCGCAGTAAACGGAGAGTTCACGGGTCCGATTCTGGCCCCTCCGGAGGAAGTTGTCCTGTCAGGTGACGACGACACGTATTGCGATCCCTGGGCGGGTCCGTGCCCCTATCCGCAGGGGAGCTATCCGCCGGTACTGGTGGCGCGGGAAGTGGTCTCGGGCGCGCGGATCATTGGCGCGGGCGACATCTGCTTTCTCGATACGTTGGCGGACAATGTGCAACTGGGCCACAATATCTGGAATGCGTTGCACGGCACGCACACGGAGAATGTGCCGGACATCGACATTCCTGATGCCATTGTGGATTACACGCTGACAGAAGGCCAGACCGGCGCATCGACAATGTGGATTCACAATCGCGGCGACGCGCAGTTACAGTGCAACGGTCCCTTCGCGCCGCCGCAGGTCGCTTGGCTGACGGTGGAGGGCGATCTTCCGCGCTCGATCAGTCCGAATGATTCGATCAGCTTCACGCTGCACTGGTCCGGAGTGGGGCTGACGCCCGGCTATTACGTGGGTTGGTGGGAACTCAACTCGGATGATCCGAACGAGGATTCGGTGCGCTGGCCCGTGCGCCTGCACGTATTGCCCGGGTCCGCTGTCGATCCGAACCAGCCCGTGCTGCCGCGCGAGACGGCATTGTATCCGGCCTATCCGAATCCGTTCAACGCGACGATCTCGCTGCACTACTACCTGTCGCAAGCCGGGGAAGTCAGGCTGGAGGTCAGCAACGTGGTGGGTCAGCGCATGGCCACACTGGTCACCGACAAACAGCGTGCGGGCGAGCACTCCGTCGTTTGGAATGCGGAAGCGTTTGCCAGCGGCGTGTACATCGTTCAGCTTCGCGCCGGGGGTCAGCTGCTCACTCAGAAGATCGTGCTGATGAAGTAG